One window of Triplophysa rosa linkage group LG10, Trosa_1v2, whole genome shotgun sequence genomic DNA carries:
- the rtraf gene encoding RNA transcription, translation and transport factor protein: MFRRKLTALEYHNPTGFDCKDETEFRNFIVWLEDQKIRHYKIEERGNLRNIASSDWPKFFENYLQDLKCPFNGQERQETIDWLLGLAVRFEYGDHVEKYQNCKPMKEANDDQKPADPLIHLDSNNPDFKAGVLALANLLKIQRHDDHLVMLKAIRILIQERLTPEAIAKASQSKEGLPVALDKHILGFDTGDATLNEAARILRLLHIEELRELQTKINEAIVAVQAVIADPKTDHRLGKVGR; the protein is encoded by the exons ATGTTTCGCAGAAAGCTAACAGCTTTAGAATACCACAACCCAACGGGATTTGATTGTAAAG ATGAAACCGAATTTAGAAATTTCATAGTTTGGCTGGAAGATCAAAAAATCAGACACTACAAAATCGAAGAAAGAGGAAACCTCAGGAACATCGCCAGCTCAGACTGGCCTAAGTTCTTTGAAAAT TATCTTCAAGATCTGAAGTGTCCATTTAACGGACAAGAAAGACAGGAGACCATTGACTGGCTTCTGGGTCTTGCTGTGCGCTTTGAGTATGGAGATCATG TTGAAAAATATCAAAACTGCAAACCCATGAAGGAGGCCAATGATGATCAGAAGCCTGCAGACCCATTGATTCATCTGGACA GTAACAATCCAGATTTTAAGGCTGGCGTCTTGGCCCTTGCAAACCTTCTCAAAATTCAGCGACACGATGACCATTTAGTAATGCTTAAA GCCATTAGAATCCTGATACAGGAACGTCTGACTCCTGAAGCCATCGCAAAGGCCAGCCAATCAAAAGAg GGTTTACCAGTTGCTCTGGACAAGCATATTTTAGGGTTTGATACTGGAG ATGCGACTCTGAATGAAGCAGCCAGGATCCTTCGCTTGCTTCACATCGAGGAGCTCCGAGAGCTACAAACCAAGATCAACGAGGCCATTGTAGCAGTTCAGGCTGTTATTGCTGACCCCAAGACAGACCACCGTCTAGGAAAGGTGGGCAGATAA